From Candidatus Methylomirabilota bacterium:
ACTTGGTCCGTGCTCGTCTGCCCCGCCCAGGGGCAAGAGCTCGTCAGCCTGGACACGCGGCCGGGTGTCGTGCAGCCCTATTTCCTCGCCCGGAGCCCCGAGACCCCTCGAGCGGTCGCGTTGCTCTTCCCCGGCGGGGGCGGGTACATTCGCCTCCGATCAGAGGCCGGTCGGATCAAGTTCGCCCAGGGCAACTTCCTGGTTCGGACTCGGGGACAGTTCGTGCGCCAGGGCGTCGTCGCCGCTATCTTCGAGGCGCCTTCGGACGCACAGTCCGGCTGGGGCATGACCGACGAGTTTCGATTCGGCGAGGAGCACCGCACCGACGTCCGCGCGGTGCTGGCGGATCTGGGCCGTCGGTTCCCCGACCTGCCGGTGTTTCTGGTGGGCACCAGTCGAGGCTCGGTCTCGGTCGCCAGCCTGGGTGCCCGGCTCGAGCGAGGCATCGCGGGCGTCGTCCTGACGTCGAGCATGTACCGGGCCACCGGCATTCGCTCGCGCGAGCCAGGTCCGGGACTGAGCCGGTTCGATTTTGCGAGCGTGAAGGTGCCGGTCCTGCTGGTCCATCATCACGACGACGGCTGCCCGGCGTCTCCGTACGTCGATGCGTACCTGCTTGGGCGGCGGTTTCCGCTCGTAACCGTCCGAGGCGGCCTGCCGGCGACCTCGGGCGCGTGCGAGCCCATGAGCGCCCACGGGTTCCTGGGCCGGGAGGCGGAGACGATCGAGGCGATCGTGAACTGGATGCTCAAGCGGCCTTACGCGCAGGACGTCAGCGCCCCGCCCAGTCGTTGACGCTGCCGCGAGCTCGGCGTGGCTCCGCCCGGCGCGCCGCGAGGGACGGGACTGCGGTAGGGCGACTCGCCTATGTGGCCGGGTGGGGCTCCTGGATCTGCGCCGTCTCGGACACGAGCGGCATCCCGGCGATCCCTAGAGTTCCACACCGCTCGGCCCACTCGGCCGCATTCATCGTTCTGATGACGATCGCGTGGGCCAGGCTGAATGGGTCTACGCTCATGTCGCCATTCACCAGGCACACGGGGTCGCCGGGGGCCGTCGTCAGGGTCCAGTCGGCTTTTGCCAGCGTGGCCGCCATGATGGCGCCGATGGCCCAGGCGCCCTGGCGGAGGCGCCGGTCATCGGACCACGCTTCGTCGCTCTGAGCGGCCATCCGCTCGGCGATGGCGAGGGCGACGTCGCGGGCGCACGTCGGCACGTCCCCGATCTTGATCCCGGCGCAGTGGCCACCGTACTGCTGGCTGACGGCCTCGTACTGGGGCAGGTAGACTCGCGCGGCGACATCTTCCCAGGTGCTCACCTGCAGCCGCTGCGCCACCTCGGGCTTCAGCATGGCGTTCATGAGGTCACGTTCCCGGGCGGCGAGCGTGGTCGTCAGCAGGGCGATCGCCGCACCGCCCTCGGTCGTGGCGCTGTCGGCGATTCCCGCAAGGGCGTGCAGCCGCTCGCGGAGCGGGGGATGGGTGTCGTGACCGCTGGTCTTGTCTTCGGCCAGGGCGCGGTCGAGGGCGGTCCGCGTGGCCTGGGCGACCCGCTCGCTGTTGACGAACCGATCGAAGCCGGCGGCGAGGGGCGGGAGCAGGCCGCTGGCCAGCGCCGGCGTCGCCTCGTTCGACCAGTAGGAGTCGAAGGCCAGGGCGGCGCCGTGGATCTTCTTCAGCGCGGAGCTGAGCGCGGTGCTGCCGGCGACCGAGGCGGCCAGCGCGTCCGCCAGGCGCTCTTGATGGCGCGAGATGGCGTGGGTGACGGCGATGAAGAGCTTGCCGTAGGCGAGGAAGACCCACCGGAGCGCCGAGCTGTGCTCCTCGAGCGCCCCGATGGTGCGGCCCATGGCGCTTCTCGTGCGGTAGATGAGCGGCCCCAGCATGGTGTCGCCGCCGTGGAAATGGCCGAACTCGTGGGCCAGGACGGCGAACAGCTCGCGCTCGGTGAGCACGGCCAGCAGCGGCAAGCCCAGCCCCATGACGCGCTGGCCGCCGAAGCCGAGCACGCCACCGCGCTGGGCGACCCAGGCGTTGACCTCGGGCGTGAGGTAGACCGTCTTCGGCATCCGCTGCCCCGTGGCCCGCGCGACGGATTCGAGGAGGCGGAAGAGCCGGGATTCTTCTCTCCGGGTCAACACCGGCCAGGGCGGGTCGAAGCGGTCCCGGCGCGGCCAGATCGCGGAGACGATGATCGCCGCGCCGATCAGGCAGAACAGGAGCAGCTTGAGGTGGATCCGGTGGGCGTAGACCACTTCCGCGTAGGGGAGGTAGAGCAGGAAGCCGGCCAAACCCAGCGCGACGGCGTAGAAGCCGATCATGAGGACCAACGCGATGACGGCGCGGACCGTCAACGACATGCCACCGCTCAGCGTGCTGGAGGGCGAGTTATCTGCCGTCGTTCTCCCCATACGGGCTCCCTGTCTGGTCGTCTCGGGCTCGAAGCGGAGTGCGCACTATAAGTGCGCCCTTTCTCCGATGGTGGGGCACCGGCTCGTCTCGGCCGGCATGATTTGTCGGCTCGAGGAGCAGGGAGCTAGTGCGGACGGCCTATGTGGGGGGCAGGCGTCACAGGCCGGGCAGCCCTTGCGTCCACGGAGGCAGGGGCGGGTGGTGGCCGACGAGCTTCCCGTTTCGATAGACGGCGACCGGACGGTAGGGGTGGTCGTACGAGCTGTTGTCGAGGAGGAACGCCTCGTCGGCGATCGGGATGGCTGATCGGAGATTGGCCAGCGTCCGGGGGAAGCGGGCGCGCAGCTTCTCGTCGGGGACGTCGTGGCCACCCTGCATGACCCGCTGCCTCACGCGGGCGGTCGAGAGGAGCGGATCGCGAAGGCCGATGAAGACCAGGAAGACGGCGAAGCCCGCCACCCGCGCTTTCTCCAGAAACCGTAGCCGGGCGCCCATCGGGTCGGAGAAGACCGTCTCGGTGCAGAAGGACAGGCGTGCTTCCAGCAGGGCGCTTCGCAGCCGGTCGGCCTGCCGAAAGGCGCGGCGGTCGATGGCGTCTTGCCCGGCGCGCGGGTCCGCCTCGCGGATGATCCGTCCGATGCGGTCGGCGTTGATGTTGGGGATCCCCAGCGGCTCCAGGTAGGCCTCGAAGAAGGTCGTTTTCCCGGCGCCGTTGGGCCCGGCGAGAAACACCAGGACCGGCTGGGTCGGCAGCGCCGCCCGGATCGAGCCCGGCGGCTCCGCCCTCACGTGCGCCTGGGCGTGGTCTTACCTCCTGTCGGCCGGAAGCGGCGGCCATCGAAGCGACCGGCGGTCCGGGTGCCGTCGCTCCGGATCTCGACGATCGCCCCCGGTTGATCCGGGTGGGTGGTGTACACCGGGGTCCCGGCGGCACGGATCCGCGCCTGGACGTCCTCGCGGTTGCCGCTCTCGACGAGCCGCGTGAGCAAGTCGTGCAACGCCTCGCGCTCGACGAAGGCGGGCACGGGCAGCGCCTGACCTGCGCGCTTCAGCGCCAGCACGTCGCGATAGGCCAGCAGCACCTCCACGGCGCGTCCGAGCGTGGCCCAGTGCTCGATCTGCGCGGTGGCCGAGCGGTGAGCGCCGCGGGCCTCCGCCTTGGCGAGCGCCAGGAGCTTGTCCGAGACCTTGACGGGCGCGGGCATTCGGCCTCCTTACCGGAGCAGGTATCTCCCTACTACCCGAGTGGTAGTAGTTTACTACCGTCGAGAGCCTGGTCAACCGGGTCGCCAGGGGTAGGGGCGTTCGGCCCTGACCCGCAGCATTTCCTTGACCCCACCGCGGCGCCGGCATAGAGTTGACGCCCTCTCGTTCTACGTCGGGCGGTCGGGATGTTGGTATGGGTTTCGCTCAGATGGGGTTCGCTCAGGTTGTCGGCCCGTGGCCCGGGGGCGGGCCGTGAAAGTGCTGGACTGGACCGAGCTGCTCCAGCACGACTCGTTCTTCTCCACCCTGGACGACAAGAATCTCCAGTGGCTCCTCAGCGATGACGTCTCCACCGAGCGCGTTTACGAGCCTGGCGCCGTCATCGTCAGGGAAGGGGAGACCGGCGACTCCCTGTTCCTGGTCGGGTCGGGGTCTGCCGAAGCCGTCCTCACCGCCGAGGGCGGTCAGACCATCTTCCTGACGCTCATGCTGCCGGGCGAGACCTTCGGGGAGATGGGGTTCTTCGAGGGCCGGCCGCGCTCGGCCAGCGTCCGGGCGCACGAAACCTGTACCGTGCTCGAGATCAAGGGCCAGGCGTTGCGCATCCTCGCCGACGCTCATCTGGAGATCGGATTCAAGGTGCTCCTGCAGGTCAGCGAGCGTTTGAGGAGCAAGAACGAGCAGATCCTGACGTTGCATCTGAGAAGCGTGGAGGCGGCCAATCGCGCCAAGGACGAGTTCCTGGCGATCCTGGGCCACGAGCTGCGCAACCCGCTCGGGGCGATCGCGACCGCCATCCACGTCCTCGACACGCTGGGTACCCCCGGCGACAAGGCCGCGCGGCTCAGGGAGATCATCCTCCGCCAGACGCAGCACCTGTCGCGCCTGGTGGAGGATCTCCTGGACGTCTCGAAGCTCGTCTCGGGGAAGATCGTCCTCGACCGGCGGCCCGAGGACCTGCGCGACGTGGCCGTGCGCGTGCTCGCGGCCTTCCACGGGGCGGGAAAGGGCGAGCAGCACGTCCTCACCCTCACGGGCGAGTCGGTCAGGGTTGACGGCGATGCGACGCGCCTGGAGCAGATCGTCTCGAACCTGCTCGACAATGCGGTGAAGTTCACGCCGGCCGGGGGCCGCGTGGAGGTCGCGGTCGAAGCCGACGGGCGTGACGCGGTGCTGACCGTGCGGGACACCGGGGTGGGGATCTCCAAGGACCTTCTGCCCCTCGTGTTCGACCTCTTCGTGCAGGCCAACCAGCCCGCCGAGCGCTTGCCGGGCGGCCTCGGCCTGGGCCTGACGATCGTCAAGCGCCTGGTGGAGCTGCACGGGGGCACGGTCCTGGCAGCGAGTGACGGCCCCAATCGGGGGAGCGAGTTCATCGTGCGGCTGCCACGTGTTTCGGAGGCCGCCACGGAGCCCGAATCGTTCGAGGCCGGGCTCGGGTCGTCCGGCGGCCGTCACATCCTGATCATCGAGGACAACCGGGACTTCCGTGAGGGCCTGGGCCTGCTGCTGGAGTCGTGGGGCCACCGGGTCGAGCAAGCGGAGTGCGGCGCCCTCGGGCTCGAGGTCGTGCAGCGGGCCCGCCCGGACGTCATCCTCGTCGACCTGGGGCTTCCCGATATCGACGGGTGTGCCGT
This genomic window contains:
- a CDS encoding alpha/beta hydrolase, which codes for MLVCPAQGQELVSLDTRPGVVQPYFLARSPETPRAVALLFPGGGGYIRLRSEAGRIKFAQGNFLVRTRGQFVRQGVVAAIFEAPSDAQSGWGMTDEFRFGEEHRTDVRAVLADLGRRFPDLPVFLVGTSRGSVSVASLGARLERGIAGVVLTSSMYRATGIRSREPGPGLSRFDFASVKVPVLLVHHHDDGCPASPYVDAYLLGRRFPLVTVRGGLPATSGACEPMSAHGFLGREAETIEAIVNWMLKRPYAQDVSAPPSR
- a CDS encoding M48 family metallopeptidase; translation: MSLTVRAVIALVLMIGFYAVALGLAGFLLYLPYAEVVYAHRIHLKLLLFCLIGAAIIVSAIWPRRDRFDPPWPVLTRREESRLFRLLESVARATGQRMPKTVYLTPEVNAWVAQRGGVLGFGGQRVMGLGLPLLAVLTERELFAVLAHEFGHFHGGDTMLGPLIYRTRSAMGRTIGALEEHSSALRWVFLAYGKLFIAVTHAISRHQERLADALAASVAGSTALSSALKKIHGAALAFDSYWSNEATPALASGLLPPLAAGFDRFVNSERVAQATRTALDRALAEDKTSGHDTHPPLRERLHALAGIADSATTEGGAAIALLTTTLAARERDLMNAMLKPEVAQRLQVSTWEDVAARVYLPQYEAVSQQYGGHCAGIKIGDVPTCARDVALAIAERMAAQSDEAWSDDRRLRQGAWAIGAIMAATLAKADWTLTTAPGDPVCLVNGDMSVDPFSLAHAIVIRTMNAAEWAERCGTLGIAGMPLVSETAQIQEPHPAT
- a CDS encoding zeta toxin family protein; translated protein: MRAEPPGSIRAALPTQPVLVFLAGPNGAGKTTFFEAYLEPLGIPNINADRIGRIIREADPRAGQDAIDRRAFRQADRLRSALLEARLSFCTETVFSDPMGARLRFLEKARVAGFAVFLVFIGLRDPLLSTARVRQRVMQGGHDVPDEKLRARFPRTLANLRSAIPIADEAFLLDNSSYDHPYRPVAVYRNGKLVGHHPPLPPWTQGLPGL
- a CDS encoding ATP-binding protein, which produces MARGRAVKVLDWTELLQHDSFFSTLDDKNLQWLLSDDVSTERVYEPGAVIVREGETGDSLFLVGSGSAEAVLTAEGGQTIFLTLMLPGETFGEMGFFEGRPRSASVRAHETCTVLEIKGQALRILADAHLEIGFKVLLQVSERLRSKNEQILTLHLRSVEAANRAKDEFLAILGHELRNPLGAIATAIHVLDTLGTPGDKAARLREIILRQTQHLSRLVEDLLDVSKLVSGKIVLDRRPEDLRDVAVRVLAAFHGAGKGEQHVLTLTGESVRVDGDATRLEQIVSNLLDNAVKFTPAGGRVEVAVEADGRDAVLTVRDTGVGISKDLLPLVFDLFVQANQPAERLPGGLGLGLTIVKRLVELHGGTVLAASDGPNRGSEFIVRLPRVSEAATEPESFEAGLGSSGGRHILIIEDNRDFREGLGLLLESWGHRVEQAECGALGLEVVQRARPDVILVDLGLPDIDGCAVAEAVRAAPGGDAILLIAITGFGRAKDRLRSADAGFDAHLTKPISPRQLAELLLPRD